One genomic segment of Hordeum vulgare subsp. vulgare chromosome 2H, MorexV3_pseudomolecules_assembly, whole genome shotgun sequence includes these proteins:
- the LOC123429094 gene encoding probable WRKY transcription factor 38, which yields MLCRRNNEKRSRSLVTIVPHYDGHHWRKYGQKNINGRQHARSYYRCAYTERNCSTTKTIQQQDHNGTLNCEDETAKYIVVYYGHHSCRADITRNAANIDPSVDLIQSGKMAGAVTDFEKFDQQDLDVSSLREVFDNPELNWDIIC from the exons ATGCTATGTAGGAGGAACAACGAAAAGCGGTCAAGATCACTTGTAACAATTGTTCCACATTACGATGGCCATCATTGGAGAAAATATGGGCAGAAGAACATCAACGGGAGGCAACATGCTAG GAGCTACTACAGATGCGCCTACACGGAACGGAACTGCTCAACAACCAAGACAATCCAACAACAGGATCATAATGGAACTCTTAATTGTGAAGATGAAACTGCAAAGTACATTGTTGTGTACTATGGTCATCATAGTTGCAGGGCTGACATCACAAGAAATGCCGCAAACATTGACCCTAGTGTGGATCTAATTCAAAGTGGCAAAATGGCTGGAGCAGTAACCGACTTTGAAAAGTTTGACCAGCAGGACTTGGACGTGTCGTCTCTGAGAGAGGTGTTCGACAACCCTGAGCTGAATTGGGACATCATTTGCTAG
- the LOC123429093 gene encoding probable carboxylesterase 5: MLVNFDLTRDACKALFATKVIDTPLLGTSKLHQARTMQASKSSPPVLRKKDDGEEDITVDLYPFIREYKGGSVERLLHSPFVAASEDPADNRGVATRDVVVDKSTDVSARLFLPSVAAASAGERIPVVMYVHGGSFCTESAFSRTYHNYIRSLAARAGALVVSVEYNLAPEHPVPAAYDDAWAALQWVATLSDPWISNYADLGRTFLAGDSAGGNIVYNTAVRAASGGGSRIYIEGLVIVHPYFWGTDRLSSSEAVWDGIAMFAPEAIDRLWPFATAGRLGNDDRRVNPLDEDIASLRCRRVLVAVADKDTLRDRGRRLASRMRDCCSWADDENAVTLVESEGEDHGFHLYNPLRATSKILMESIVRFINQRTAPLPLQLPQVQELLACQGKMHRAVQPVLRVPTRPYMDVHGYGTAMKARDAATRTSCLHIGHGRRASKTSYGSVLGHVIRPNSTNMRFASSAITAPCSCVFHNFI; this comes from the coding sequence ATGCTTGTTAATTTCGATTTGACACGTGATGCATGCAAGGCTCTCTTTGCCACTAAAGTAATCGACACACCACTACTAGGCACTAGCAAGCTCCATCAAGCACGTACGATGCAAGCAAGCAAAAGTTCTCCGCCGGTACTAAGGAAGAAggatgacggcgaggaggacatcACCGTCGACCTGTATCCATTCATACGGGAATACAAGGGCGGCAGTGTCGAGCGCTTACTGCACAGCCCATTCGTGGCAGCGTCCGAGGACCCGGCAGATAACCGTGGAGTGGCAACGAGGGACGTCGTCGTCGACAAATCCACCGATGTGTCCGCACGCCTGTTCCTTCCCTCCGTTGCAGCTGCCTCTGCCGGCGAGAGGATCCCCGTCGTCATGTACGTCCATGGAGGATCCTTCTGCACGGAGAGCGCCTTCTCTCGGACTTACCACAACTACATCAGGTCTCTGGCGGCGCGCGCCGGGGCGCTCGTCGTGTCCGTGGAGTACAATCTCGCGCCGGAGCATCCTGTTCCTGCGGCCTACGACGATGCATGGGCGGCGCTACAGTGGGTGGCCACCCTCTCCGATCCATGGATTTCCAACTACGCCGACCTCGGGCGGacgttccttgccggcgacagcgCCGGCGGGAACATCGTCTACAACACGGCGGTGCGTGCGGCCAGCGGTGGTGGCAGCCGCATCTACATCGAGGGGCTGGTCATCGTGCATCCATACTTCTGGGGGACCGACCGGCTGTCCAGCTCTGAGGCAGTATGGGACGGCATCGCAATGTTTGCTCCTGAGGCCATCGACAGGCTCTGGCCGTTCGCTACGGCCGGCCGTCTGGGCAACGACGATCGCCGGGTCAACCCACTCGACGAGGATATCGCCTCGCTGAGATGCCGCCGTGTGCTGGTCGCCGTCGCCGACAAGGACACCTTGCGTGACCGCGGGCGTCGTCTGGCATCCCGCATGCGTGACTGCTGCTCATGGGCCGATGATGAAAACGCGGTGACATTGGTGGAGTCGGAGGGGGAAGACCATGGCTTTCACCTGTACAACCCGCTGCGTGCCACCAGCAAGATTCTCATGGAGAGCATAGTGCGGTTCATCAACCAGCGCACGGCGCCCTTGCCGCTGCAACTGCCACAAGTTCAAGAGCTACTTGCATGCCAAGGTAAGATGCACAGGGCCGTCCAGCCTGTTCTACGCGTGCCAACCAGGCCGTATATGGACGTACATGGCTACGGGACGGCCATGAAAGCCAGAGATGCGGCGACACGTACTAGCTGCTTACACATTGGACATGGACGAAGAGCATCCAAAACAAGCTATGGGTCAGTCCTGGGGCATGTTATCAGGCCAAACAGCACCAACATGAGGTTCGCATCATCAGCAATAACAGCTCCTTGCAGTTGTGTTTTTCACAACTTCATCTAG